The nucleotide sequence GACGCCAAGATCATCCTGGAGATCGAGATCGGCGTCGTGGGCGGCGAGGAGGACGGCGTCGAGAACGCCATCAACGACAAGCTCTACACCACGCCCGAGGACTTCGAGAAGACCATCGACGCGCTGGGCACCGGCGAGCACGGCAAGTACCTGCTGGCCGCCACGTTCGGCAACGTGCACGGCGTGTACAAGCCGGGCAACGTCAAGCTGCGTCCGGAGGTGCTCGCCGAGGGCCAGAAGGTGGCCGCGGCGAAGCTCGGCCTCGCCGAGGGCTCCAAGCCGTTCGACTTCGTGTTCCACGGCGGTTCGGGCTCGCTGAAGTCGGAGATCGAGGACTCGCTGCGCTACGGCGTCGTGAAGATGAACGTCGACACCGACACCCAGTACGCCTTCACCCGGCCCGTCGCGGGCCACATGTTCGCCAACTTCGACGGCGTGCTGAAGATCGACGGCGAGGTCGGCAACAAGAAGGTCTACGACCCGCGCAGCTACCTGAAGAAGGCCGAGGCGGGGATGACCGAGCGCGTCGTCGAGGCGTGCAACGACCTGCACTCCGCCGGCCGCTCCGTCTCCGCCGGCTAGTAGCGATTTCGGCGCGCTACCGATCGCTGGGCGACGGTTGGCGCGCCGAAATCGCACGGTGGAGGACCGCGAGGGTGCGGTCGGGGTACTGGTCGAGGTCGAGCCACGTGAACCGCAGCACCTGATTCCCGGCGAGGGTCAGGACATTCTGCTTGGTGCGGTCGCGCTCGAATGCCTCCGGGTCGGTGTGGAAGGCGAAGCCGTCGATCTCGACGACGACCGCGGCGTCGCGGAAGTGGAAGTCGACCTCATAGCCGGCGACCTTCGCATTGGCCCGCCAGCCGGTGATCCCGGCGCGGTCGAGCAGCCCGACGAACCGCCGCTCGGCCGGCGAGCGCGTCCCGTCGTGCGCCGCCCTCAGCAGTATCCGCGCCGCAGGAGACCCGTAGCGGCCCGTGTTGCGCAGGTGCGCTGCCCACAGCTGGCGCAGGTCGGTGTGGCGCTGCAACGCCTCGTCCATCAGCCTGGGACCGCCGCCGCGGCGCACCGCGGCCTCGATCGCGGTGAGCGCCAGCGACGTCACGCGCAGTCCGCGATGCTCGTCGACGTCGGCCGCCGGGAGGTCTCGACGACGCGTCCGGGAACCGGAGTGGTTGCGGCCGTGGCTGTTTCGCGGCACCGTCACCTCCACGACGTCGGGGGCGAACCGGGTGAGTCCGAGCCACCAGGCGGCCGCGAGCCCGCTCGCGCATGCCTGGGTCCCGTAGCCCCATACCGCCGCGCGGATGCGAGCGGCATCGGTGAACTCGCGGTCGTCGACGAAGAACACGCCGCGGGCGCATCGCCGCCAGTGCCCGGAGCGCACCCGCCGGCGCACCGTTTGTTCGCTGAGGCCGGCCTGGATCGCTTGCGTCAGGGTGATGACCCCGTCGTGGCGGCGAAGCGCGTCGTCGAGCACCTCAGTAGGACGCCCGCGGCGCGTCGCCGGTTCCGTCTACGTGATTTCGGCGCGCTTTCGTTCGCTGAGCGACGGTTGGCGCGCCGAAATCACTGGGGGGCCTGGCAGACCTTCCACTGGTCGTCGCGGAACTCGAGGTCGAAGCTGCGCGTCGAGCGGGTGGCGGGGTCGAAGGCCATGAACGACGTGACGTTGGCCTCGGCGTGGTCGCCGTTGACGACCACCTGGTCGACGCTCGCCACCACCGGGTACTGCCGGGCGGCGGCGACGCGGGCGTGGATGTCCTTCCACTTCGCGTCGTCGTAGTCGACGTAGGACACCGCCGTCTCGCCGCAGGTGATCGACCTCAGCTTTGCGAGGTCACCCTTCTGGATGGCGATGTCGAAGTCCTGGATCGTGCTGCGCACCTCGTCCTCGCGTGAGGCGGCGGCCTCGTCGTCGCGGGTGAGCAGGATGGTGCCGAGGATGGCGACGGCCACGACGGCGGCGATCACCAGCAGCACCGCGATCACCCAGCCCCAGCTGCGGCGCTTGGCCGGCGGCTTGGGGGCGTCCGGGCGGCCCGGGATGACCTGCGGTCCGGCCCCGCCGGGCTGGTGGGCGATGGGCTCGGTGAAGGCGCTGGCGTCGGCGACGTCGCGCGACGGCTGCGCGGCGCGGAAGACCTCGGTCTCCGGCTCGGGTACCTGGCCGATCACCTGCGTCTGGCCCGCGTCCGACGGCGACGGGGCGGTGAAGCGACGCTCTGCGGGGTCGACCCCGGCGTCCGGACGGTCGTCCTCGTCGTGCCCTGGTGGGTTCGACATCTTCGGTCTCACTTCTCCTCGCGACGGTGCCGGGACGAGCTTATCCACCCGCACCCCCCGACGCCGTGAACCCCGCCCCGGTTCGCACGGCCCATCCGCACGGCACAATGGGCCCCATGACGCGCATGGGTGACCTTCTGGGGCCAGACCCGGTACTGCTGCCGGGTGACATCGAGGCGGAGGACGCGCTGGACGCCGGCGAGCATGCCGCGATCGTCGCGGCCGCGCACCCGACCGCGTCGGTGGCGTGGGCCGCGCTCGCCGAGGAGGCCCTCGCCGCGGAGCAGGCCGTGATGGCCTACGCGTACGCCCGCACCGGCTACCACCGCGGCCTGGATCAGTTGCGCCGCAACGGCTGGAAGGGTTTCGGTCCGGTGCCCTACGCCCACGAGCCCAACCGCGGCTTCCTGCGCTGCGTGGCCGCCCTGGCGAAGTCTGCGGAGACCATCGGCGAGACCGACGAGTACCAGCGCTGTCTGGACCTGCTCGACGACTGCGACCCGAGCGCGCGCGGTCAGCTCGGCCTGTAGGGGTCAGCAGCGGCCGTGCTCGTCGCAGTCGCCCTCGGGCGGCTCGACCTGGACGGTGGCGTGCTCGAGACCGCGTGCGGCGAGCACGGCGCGGGTGTCGGACAGCACGCGGGCCGAGTCGCCACTGCAGGTGACGTGCGCGGTCGCCATGTCGCGGCCGGGCACCAGCGTCCACACGTGCAGGTCGTGCACGTCGGTCACGCCGCGCACCGAGGCCAGCGCGGTCCGCAGTTCGTCGACGTCGATGTGGCTCGGTGAGGACTCGGACAGGATCCGCAGCGCGGAACGGGCCAGCGAGATCGCCCGCGGCAGCACCCACAGCGCCACGAACACCGCGACGACGACGTCGGCGTAGGGCCACCGGGTGGTGACGGTGACGATGCCCGCGATCAGCACGCCGACGCTGCCGACGGTGTCGGCCACCACCTCCATGTAGGCGCCCTTGACGGCGAGGCTGTCCTCGCTGCTGGAGCGCAGCAGCAGCATCACGACGACGTTCGCCGCCAGCCCGGCCAGCGCGACGACGATCATCGGCACGCCGGGGACGTCGGGCGCGTCGCCGAGCCGCTCGACGGCCTCGTACAGGATGAACCCGGCGACGCCGAGCAGCAGCACGGCGTTGGCGACGGCCGTGAAGACCTCGGCGCGGTGCCAGCCGTAGGTGCGCGACGCCGACGCGGGGCCGTGCTTGGCCAGCAGCACCGCGGTGAGACCCATGAACATCGCGACGAGGTCGGTGAGCATGTGGCCGGCGTCGGCGAGCAGGGCGATCGAGTCGATGAGCAGCGCGGTGACGAGTTCGACGACGAAGAATGCGGCGAGGATCGCCGCGCCCAGCACCATCCGGCTCACCCGGACGTCGGCGCCTCCGTGCGCATGGCCGTGATCGTGTCCCGCACCCATGTCCGCAATCTATGCGCAAAGACGCATATGTCGCAAGGGGTCTACAGCCAGGCCGACCAGAACCGGGTGAGCTGGCCGCCGACGGACACCAGTGCGCTGGACACGTCGGACAGGTCGAAGACGAAGAACACGATCGAGAAGAACCACCGGTTGAGTTCCGGCACGATCAGCAACAGCAGCAGGATGAGGAATCCCCAGCCCTTGACCGGCTCCAGCTTGCGTTGCGTCTCGGGGGCCAGGTGCGGTTCCAGCGCCCCGTAGCCGTCCAGGCCGGGGATCGGCAGCAGGTTCAGGATCACCGCGGTGACCTGCAGGAAGCCGAGGAACGCGACGCCGGCCCAGAACACCGCGTGCTCGACGTCGTAGAACAACCGGGTCGCCGCGAGCAGCAGCACTGCCAGCACGACGTTGGCCAGCGGCCCGGCGAGGCTCACCAGCGTGCGCCGCCGCGGCGACATCCCCCACGTCCGCACGTACACCGCGCCACCGGGCAGGCCGATGCCGCCCAGGGCGATGAACAGCACCGGCAGGCCCAGCGACAGCATGGGATTCGAGTACTTCAGCGGGTTCAGCGTCAGGTAGCCGCGCATCTCGACGTCGTGGTCGCCGAACCGCCACGCCGTGAACGCGTGCCCGAACTCGTGCAGGCACAGCGACACCAGCCAGCCGAACACCACGAACGTGAACACGCCGACGTAGGCCAGCACCGGCGCGGTGCCGTCCTCGGCCAGCGGCGTCAGCCACGCCACCACGGCGCCGACGACCGTGATCGCCACGCACGCCAGGAAGATCGGGCTGGGGCGCACCGACTGGTGCAGGGGGCGGATGCTCACCTGGCCGAAGGTACCCCGTCGTCAACGCCGGCCCTGGTCACCGGACTGCCAGCCACCCCTGCACGTGCCGGTAGAACGTCGACCGCCGGACCGCCCGCGCACCCGGCCGGCCGTCGCGCACGACCGTCGCGCCGGGGCTGCCGAGCTGAGCGGCCCGCCCCGCCACCCAGCGGCGCGGACGCCACCGCCCGGTCGTCACCGCCGCGCGCAGCCCGGGCAGGGCGCCGGTCGGCTCGACGACGACGCCCGCGACGTCGCCGTCGAACAGCACCGTGTCGTCGACGACGGCCTCGCCGTGCAACGGTTCCGGGGCGACACCGGCCCACAGCGCGGCGCCGACCAGGGCGTGACCGGCGTCGTCGCGGATCAGCGGCACTCGGCTGGCGGTGCCCCCGAGGGCTGCGCGGACCGCCCGCCGGCCCGTGGGCAGCCGGTGGATCCGTGCGGCACGGGAGCGACGCGGGGGCAGGTAGGCCACCTCGACGTCGAGGCGCTCGGTGCGCAGCAGCCGGGTCAGCACCGCCGCGAGGTCCGCGTCGTCGCCGAGCACGGCGACGCGCGCCGCGGTCGCGGCGTCCACGGCGTCGTCGGCGTCGGCGGTGGTCACGGCGTCGAGCACCGCGGCGCCGGCGAGCCCGGCCGGGACGCGGCGGTCGGCGAAACGCAGCACGGCGAGGTCGGTCAAGGCGCCTCCTCGCTGGTGGCTGGGATAGGGTGTGTCACCGGCTGCATCACAGTAACGAGGCCACCAGCGAGCGGGAGATCAGGCCATGCCGGCAATCGTCCTCATCGGCGCCCAGTGGGGCGACGAGGGCAAGGGGAAGGCCACCGATCTCCTCGGTGGCCGCGTGCAGTGGGTCGTGCGGTACCAGGGCGGCAACAACGCGGGGCACACGGTCGTGTTGCCCACCGGGGAGAACTTCGCCCTGCACCTCATCCCCTCGGGAATCCTGACCCCGGGCGTCACCAACGTCATCGGCAACGGCGTGGTGGTCGACCCCGGGGTCCTGCTCACCGAGCTTCGGGGCCTCGAGGAGCGCAACGTCGACACGTCGCGCCTGCTGATCTCCGCCGACGCGCACCTGCTGATGCCGTACCACGTCGCCATCGACAAGGTCACCGAGCGCTACCTGGGCAACAAGAAGATCGGCACCACCGGCCGCGGCATCGGACCCTGCTACCAGGACAAGATCGCGCGCATCGGCATCCGGGTGGCCGATGTCCTCGAACCGGAGCTGCTGAGCCAGAAGATCAGCGCCGCACTGGAATTCAAGAACCAGGTGCTGGTGAAGATCTACAACCGCAAGGCGCTCGACGCCGACGAGATGGTCGCCGCGCTGCTCGAGCAGGCCGAGGGCTTCCGGCACCGCATAGCCGACGCCCGCCTGCTGCTGAACTCCGCGCTGGAACGGGGCGAGACGGTGCTGCTCGAGGGGTCGCAGGGCACGCTGCTCGACGTCGACCACGGCACCTATCCGTTCGTGACGTCGTCCAATCCGACCGCCGGCGGCGCCGCCGTCGGCTCCGGCATCGGCCCCACCCGCATCACCACGGTCCTGGGCATCCTCAAGGCCTACACCACCCGCGTCGGCTCCGGACCGTTCCCCACCGAGCTGTTCGACGAGCACGGCGCGTACCTCGCCAAGACCGGCGGCGAGGTGGGCGTCACCACCGGCCGGCCGCGCCGCTGCGGCTGGTTCGACGCGGTGATCGCCCGCTACGCCACCCGGGTCAACGGCATCACCGATTACTTCCTCACCAAGCTCGACGTGCTGTCGAGCTTGGAGACCGTGCCGATCTGCGTCGGCTACACCGTGGACGGCAAGCGCACCGACGAGATGCCGATGACCCAGAGCGACATCGCCCGCGCCGAGCCGGTCTACGAGGAACTGCCGGGCTGGTGGGAGGACATCTCCGGCGCCCGCGAGTTCGACGACCTGCCGAAGAACGCCCGCGACTACGTGCTGCGGCTCGAGGAACTCAGCGGCGCGCACGTGTCCTGCATCGGCGTCGGCCCCGGGCGCGACCAGACCATCGTGCGCCGGGACGTCCTGGCGTGACCGAGGCGGACCCACACGACCCGGACCATCACCGGCACGGCGGCTTTCCGGACTTCGAACGCGCCACGCCCGGACCGGGTTTCGGCCGGTTCCTGGCCGCCATGCGGCGGGCGCAGGACCTCGCGGTCTCGGCGGATCCCGACGACGAGACGTGGGACCGCGCCGCGGGTCTCACCGAGCAGCTCGTCGACCTGCTGGCCCCGTTCGAGGCCGCCGAGGGCGTCGGCCCGGCCAACCGGGTGCCCGACCTGCCGGGCGCCGGCAGCCTGCTGATGCCGCCCTACCGGGTGCACCAGTTCGACGCCGAGGCCGTCGAACTCACCGTGACGTTCAGCCGGTACCACGTAGGCGGCAACTACGCCGTACACGGCGGCGTGCTGCCGCTGATGTTCGACTCGACGTTCGGCATGGTCATCCACGCGACCGGCCGCCCGATCAGCCGCACCGGCTTCCTGCACGTCGACTACCGCAAGATCACCCCCATCGACGTCGAGCTGACGCTGCGCGCCTGGGTGCGGGAGACCCAGGGCCGCAAGTCATTCGTGAACGCCGAGCTGCGCGACCCGCAGGGCACCCTGCTCGCCGAGGCCAACGGCCTCATGATTCAGCTGCTACCCGGCCAACCCTGACCCGCGCCGGTGCCCGGCGTGTGACCATGACGCCATGACCGGCCCCCACCCCGTCCGCGCACGGGACCGCCACCTCCGCAGGCTCAGCACGCCGCGCGCGGCAGCGCTGGCCGGCGTGGCGTTCGCGGTGCTGTTCGGCGCCGTCCTGGTCCTGCTGCGACTCGCCTCGTCCGACGACGGCACGCTCCGGCTCGCCACGGTCCTGATGCCGTTCGCCGGCATCGCGTTCCTGTGGTTCATCGGCGTGATCCGGGACGGCCTCGGCGCGCTGGAGGACAAGTTCTTCTCGTCGGTCTTCCTCGGCAGCGGTCTGCTGTTCCTGGCGATGTCGTTCGCGTCCGCCGCGGTGATCCGGGGTGTGCTGGCGGCGCGGGACGCCGCCGGTGGTGTCGCGTCGGACGATCTGCACGCGTTCGGTCTGGGGATGGCGACGACGCTGGGCAGCACCTACGCGCTGCGGATGGCGGCGGTCTTCATGATGTCGCTGGCCACGATCTGGCTGAAGACCCGGCTGATGCCGACGCCGTTGATCGTCGTCAGTTACGCGGCGGCGCTCGCCGTGCTGCTGGCCGTCGACGTCAGCCCCTGGATGACCGTGACGTTCCCGGTCTGGGTGCTGATCGTCAGCCTGGCGATCCTCACTCGGCGAGCCGCAGCGCCGACGCCGGACACAGCGTGACCGCGTCGCGGGCCCTGCCCTCGGCGCCCTCGGGGACCTCCTCGGCGAGCACCACCACGATCCCGTCGTCGTCCTGGTCGAAGACGTCCTCGGCGGCCATCACGCAGTTGCCCGCGGAGACGCACAGCTCGCGATCGGCGTGGACCCTCACCACGTCACCGCCAGCGCGCGCAGCCCGTAGATGAAGTGGTATTCGCGGAAGGCGACGTGCTCGACGTCCTCGGCCACGGCGAGGCTGGGGAAGCGGCGGAACAGCGCGGGCCAGGCGATGCGCATCTCCATCCGGGCGAGCGGGGCGCCGAGGCAGTGGTGCACGCCGTGCCCGAACGCCAGGTGGCCGGGTGCGCCCCGCCGCACGTCGAGAACGTCGGGCGCTGAAACGAATTCGGGATCGCGGTTGCCCGCGGGCAGCGACGCGAACACCAGCTGGTGCGCCGGGATCGTGACACCCGCCAGCTCCACCTCCGTGGTGGTGATCCGCGGGATCGACGTCTGCACGATCGACAGGAACCGCAGCAACTCCTCGACGGC is from Mycolicibacterium grossiae and encodes:
- the fbaA gene encoding class II fructose-bisphosphate aldolase; its protein translation is MPIATPEVYAEMLGRAKEHSFAFPAINCTSSETINAAIKGFADAGSDGIIQFSTGGAEFGSGLGVKDMVVGASALAEFAHVVAAKYPVTVALHTDHCPKDKLDGFVRPLLAISAERVKNGQDPLFQSHMWDGSAVPIDENLEIAKDLLKLSADAKIILEIEIGVVGGEEDGVENAINDKLYTTPEDFEKTIDALGTGEHGKYLLAATFGNVHGVYKPGNVKLRPEVLAEGQKVAAAKLGLAEGSKPFDFVFHGGSGSLKSEIEDSLRYGVVKMNVDTDTQYAFTRPVAGHMFANFDGVLKIDGEVGNKKVYDPRSYLKKAEAGMTERVVEACNDLHSAGRSVSAG
- a CDS encoding type IV toxin-antitoxin system AbiEi family antitoxin domain-containing protein; translation: MLDDALRRHDGVITLTQAIQAGLSEQTVRRRVRSGHWRRCARGVFFVDDREFTDAARIRAAVWGYGTQACASGLAAAWWLGLTRFAPDVVEVTVPRNSHGRNHSGSRTRRRDLPAADVDEHRGLRVTSLALTAIEAAVRRGGGPRLMDEALQRHTDLRQLWAAHLRNTGRYGSPAARILLRAAHDGTRSPAERRFVGLLDRAGITGWRANAKVAGYEVDFHFRDAAVVVEIDGFAFHTDPEAFERDRTKQNVLTLAGNQVLRFTWLDLDQYPDRTLAVLHRAISARQPSPSDR
- a CDS encoding Rv0361 family membrane protein — its product is MSNPPGHDEDDRPDAGVDPAERRFTAPSPSDAGQTQVIGQVPEPETEVFRAAQPSRDVADASAFTEPIAHQPGGAGPQVIPGRPDAPKPPAKRRSWGWVIAVLLVIAAVVAVAILGTILLTRDDEAAASREDEVRSTIQDFDIAIQKGDLAKLRSITCGETAVSYVDYDDAKWKDIHARVAAARQYPVVASVDQVVVNGDHAEANVTSFMAFDPATRSTRSFDLEFRDDQWKVCQAPQ
- a CDS encoding DUF3151 domain-containing protein yields the protein MTRMGDLLGPDPVLLPGDIEAEDALDAGEHAAIVAAAHPTASVAWAALAEEALAAEQAVMAYAYARTGYHRGLDQLRRNGWKGFGPVPYAHEPNRGFLRCVAALAKSAETIGETDEYQRCLDLLDDCDPSARGQLGL
- a CDS encoding cation diffusion facilitator family transporter yields the protein MGAGHDHGHAHGGADVRVSRMVLGAAILAAFFVVELVTALLIDSIALLADAGHMLTDLVAMFMGLTAVLLAKHGPASASRTYGWHRAEVFTAVANAVLLLGVAGFILYEAVERLGDAPDVPGVPMIVVALAGLAANVVVMLLLRSSSEDSLAVKGAYMEVVADTVGSVGVLIAGIVTVTTRWPYADVVVAVFVALWVLPRAISLARSALRILSESSPSHIDVDELRTALASVRGVTDVHDLHVWTLVPGRDMATAHVTCSGDSARVLSDTRAVLAARGLEHATVQVEPPEGDCDEHGRC
- a CDS encoding site-2 protease family protein, whose translation is MSIRPLHQSVRPSPIFLACVAITVVGAVVAWLTPLAEDGTAPVLAYVGVFTFVVFGWLVSLCLHEFGHAFTAWRFGDHDVEMRGYLTLNPLKYSNPMLSLGLPVLFIALGGIGLPGGAVYVRTWGMSPRRRTLVSLAGPLANVVLAVLLLAATRLFYDVEHAVFWAGVAFLGFLQVTAVILNLLPIPGLDGYGALEPHLAPETQRKLEPVKGWGFLILLLLLIVPELNRWFFSIVFFVFDLSDVSSALVSVGGQLTRFWSAWL
- a CDS encoding peptidase M50, translating into MTDLAVLRFADRRVPAGLAGAAVLDAVTTADADDAVDAATAARVAVLGDDADLAAVLTRLLRTERLDVEVAYLPPRRSRAARIHRLPTGRRAVRAALGGTASRVPLIRDDAGHALVGAALWAGVAPEPLHGEAVVDDTVLFDGDVAGVVVEPTGALPGLRAAVTTGRWRPRRWVAGRAAQLGSPGATVVRDGRPGARAVRRSTFYRHVQGWLAVR
- a CDS encoding adenylosuccinate synthase encodes the protein MPAIVLIGAQWGDEGKGKATDLLGGRVQWVVRYQGGNNAGHTVVLPTGENFALHLIPSGILTPGVTNVIGNGVVVDPGVLLTELRGLEERNVDTSRLLISADAHLLMPYHVAIDKVTERYLGNKKIGTTGRGIGPCYQDKIARIGIRVADVLEPELLSQKISAALEFKNQVLVKIYNRKALDADEMVAALLEQAEGFRHRIADARLLLNSALERGETVLLEGSQGTLLDVDHGTYPFVTSSNPTAGGAAVGSGIGPTRITTVLGILKAYTTRVGSGPFPTELFDEHGAYLAKTGGEVGVTTGRPRRCGWFDAVIARYATRVNGITDYFLTKLDVLSSLETVPICVGYTVDGKRTDEMPMTQSDIARAEPVYEELPGWWEDISGAREFDDLPKNARDYVLRLEELSGAHVSCIGVGPGRDQTIVRRDVLA
- a CDS encoding PaaI family thioesterase, with amino-acid sequence MTEADPHDPDHHRHGGFPDFERATPGPGFGRFLAAMRRAQDLAVSADPDDETWDRAAGLTEQLVDLLAPFEAAEGVGPANRVPDLPGAGSLLMPPYRVHQFDAEAVELTVTFSRYHVGGNYAVHGGVLPLMFDSTFGMVIHATGRPISRTGFLHVDYRKITPIDVELTLRAWVRETQGRKSFVNAELRDPQGTLLAEANGLMIQLLPGQP
- a CDS encoding ferredoxin is translated as MRVHADRELCVSAGNCVMAAEDVFDQDDDGIVVVLAEEVPEGAEGRARDAVTLCPASALRLAE